Proteins from a genomic interval of Paenibacillus sp. FSL R5-0623:
- the helD gene encoding RNA polymerase recycling motor HelD, with protein sequence MSTEQQWSEEQQRVNTVTDQIERKITTLEDEVGSFRDEVVGMRKDFWDEVTMNFSEADDVGETSTSMRQQSQVLSDRERSHLNTAAALDKMKRLHHSPYFGRIDFKEDGYPNAERIYLGIASLLDEKEESFLVYDWRAPISNLYYDGAPGPITYQTPSGEISGDIEMKRQFVIRDGRIRFMFDTGVTIGDELLQAVLSRTSDAQMKSIVATIQKEQNRIIRNDRTRMLIVQGAAGSGKTSAALQRVAYLLYKYREYLQADQMVLFSPNPMFNSYVSTVLPELGEENMLQTTFQEYLERRLGREYQLEDPFIQLEYVLTGTEDPDYDVRMSSIRFKSSESFLKVITRYKESMLSGGMKFKPVRFQGRAIVTSEAMAEKFYSFESSVKLVSRLEMLRDWMLKELSAFGKGELDAPWVDQQLDLMEPEDLQRAYQRLKRKQKGKTHTFNDFEQEREILARMVVSDRLKPLRKWIKSLRFVDIRQLYAQLFNDQAQMERLLGDKALPAQWNEICKMTLRRLKLQELAYEDITPYLYLRELMLGFHINSNIRHVIIDEAQDYSAFQLAFMKRLFPRAKITALGDFNQAIYAHSSVLSGTGPLTNLYGPDNTEVIELTRSYRSTREIVEFTRGMVPGGEEIIPFNRSGEKPKVIVSSDSERHINVITTDLKHLIKEGYESVAVICKTAEESRNVHAALSKALPTAPKLIKKTTLAFEQGVHVIPAYLAKGVEFDAVLIYDGSAEQYAQEHERKLFYTACTRAMHLLHVYCVGTPSPFITAQSEEWYDLGKVSAAQVD encoded by the coding sequence ATGAGTACAGAGCAGCAGTGGAGTGAAGAACAACAACGGGTCAACACGGTGACCGATCAGATTGAGCGCAAGATCACAACGTTGGAAGATGAAGTAGGTTCCTTCCGGGACGAAGTGGTTGGCATGAGAAAAGACTTCTGGGACGAAGTTACGATGAACTTTAGCGAAGCGGATGATGTCGGGGAGACTTCAACCAGTATGCGGCAGCAGTCACAGGTACTGTCCGATCGGGAGCGCAGTCATCTCAATACAGCGGCTGCGTTGGACAAAATGAAACGACTGCATCATTCACCGTATTTTGGCCGCATTGATTTTAAGGAAGACGGGTATCCAAATGCAGAACGCATTTATCTGGGCATTGCCTCGTTGCTGGATGAGAAGGAAGAATCCTTTCTGGTCTACGACTGGCGTGCACCAATCTCTAACCTGTATTATGACGGAGCGCCGGGTCCAATTACGTACCAGACTCCAAGCGGGGAGATCAGCGGTGATATAGAGATGAAGCGGCAGTTTGTCATTCGGGACGGACGTATCCGTTTTATGTTTGACACGGGGGTTACGATTGGTGATGAGTTGTTGCAGGCCGTGCTCAGTCGAACTTCGGATGCACAGATGAAGAGTATTGTAGCGACCATTCAGAAGGAGCAAAACCGGATTATCCGTAATGACCGGACACGTATGCTCATTGTGCAAGGCGCAGCCGGCAGTGGCAAAACGTCCGCGGCGCTCCAGCGTGTGGCATATCTTCTCTATAAATACCGCGAGTATCTGCAAGCGGATCAGATGGTTCTTTTTTCACCAAATCCCATGTTCAACAGTTATGTCTCCACGGTACTGCCTGAGCTTGGGGAGGAAAACATGTTGCAAACGACCTTTCAGGAGTATCTGGAGCGTCGTTTGGGTCGTGAATATCAACTGGAAGATCCGTTTATTCAACTCGAATATGTACTTACGGGGACGGAAGATCCCGATTACGATGTGCGTATGTCCAGCATTCGCTTCAAGTCATCCGAATCTTTCCTGAAAGTTATTACACGTTATAAGGAGAGCATGTTGTCAGGTGGTATGAAATTCAAGCCAGTACGCTTTCAGGGCCGAGCGATTGTCACCTCAGAGGCTATGGCTGAGAAGTTCTACAGTTTCGAGTCGTCCGTCAAGCTGGTGAGTCGACTGGAGATGTTGCGGGACTGGATGCTGAAAGAACTGTCTGCCTTTGGTAAAGGTGAACTGGATGCGCCTTGGGTGGATCAGCAGCTTGATCTGATGGAGCCGGAGGATCTGCAACGAGCGTATCAACGGTTGAAGCGCAAGCAAAAAGGAAAGACCCATACGTTTAATGACTTCGAGCAGGAAAGAGAAATTCTGGCACGTATGGTGGTCAGTGACCGACTCAAACCGTTGCGTAAATGGATTAAGTCCTTACGATTCGTTGATATAAGACAATTATATGCACAGCTATTCAACGATCAGGCTCAGATGGAGCGATTGCTGGGTGACAAAGCGTTGCCTGCTCAATGGAATGAAATCTGTAAGATGACTTTACGCAGATTGAAGCTTCAGGAGTTGGCATATGAAGATATTACGCCATACTTATACTTGCGTGAGCTTATGCTTGGATTCCATATTAACTCGAATATTCGCCATGTCATCATTGATGAAGCCCAGGATTATTCTGCGTTTCAGTTGGCATTTATGAAGAGGTTGTTCCCACGGGCGAAAATAACAGCACTTGGTGACTTTAATCAGGCAATCTATGCCCACTCTTCAGTACTTAGTGGAACAGGACCCTTGACTAACCTGTACGGGCCAGACAACACGGAAGTCATTGAGCTGACCAGAAGTTATCGATCTACCCGGGAGATCGTGGAGTTTACCCGTGGCATGGTGCCTGGTGGGGAAGAGATTATTCCATTTAACCGTAGCGGCGAGAAACCTAAAGTTATCGTTTCTTCTGATTCCGAGCGTCATATAAACGTCATCACGACAGACTTGAAGCACTTGATTAAGGAAGGGTATGAATCGGTTGCAGTCATCTGCAAGACCGCCGAAGAGAGCAGAAACGTCCATGCTGCATTGAGCAAGGCACTGCCCACAGCACCGAAGTTAATCAAGAAAACGACGCTGGCTTTTGAGCAGGGTGTTCATGTCATCCCGGCGTATCTGGCCAAAGGCGTGGAGTTCGATGCTGTTCTGATCTATGACGGCTCTGCGGAGCAGTATGCCCAGGAGCATGAACGCAAGTTGTTCTACACGGCTTGCACACGAGCGATGCATCTGCTTCACGTTTACTGTGTCGGCACACCGAGTCCGTTTATTACTGCCCAGTCGGAAGAATGGTATGATCTTGGCAAGGTGTCTGCTGCGCAAGTGGACTGA
- a CDS encoding adenine deaminase C-terminal domain-containing protein: MNKLSFERPLMADCVPELVATARGDLPATLVIRGGTLVNVISGEILPEMSIAVQGARIAYVGKDVSHTIGEHTRIIEANGKYIAPGLLDGHCHIESTQMKVTEFARAVLPSGTTGGFFDPHEISNVLGLKGLRLMLDEARTTPMAAYMQVASCVPSTHPGLETTGAYIGPEEVAEALSWGPDMIGLGEVMNFPGVVYGDETMIGEIQATLRAGKVADGHFTWAADDWRLPAYAASGVTGDHECVTKEDVVERLRLGMYAKMRQGSAWHDVAETIKACTELGLDTRRMMLVTDDRSSESLLKEGHMDFVVRLAISQGVRPVTAFQMATINTAERFGVARDIGAVIPGNIADIILLDGRLADVRVGMTIAAGQVVAENGKMTAVWDSFTYPEEALNTVKLEANIQPEDLELAAPIQEGMIGAKIIHVTENHVDTKEKHLPVTVENGKVVVSTSGEVCKIAVLERHKQTGNRAVALVGGIGFTSPAAIAMTVAHDSHNLLIIGNDDALMAEAGNRVIRMQGGVAVVTAAGVTEFPLRIAGLMSTEPFEVVAAQSAAVSEALQSAGCTLNNAFMTLSLLALVVIPELRLSDKGLVRISAEGIELVSLFDKVVDNTLVAPSGNE, translated from the coding sequence ATGAACAAACTATCATTTGAACGGCCACTTATGGCCGATTGTGTACCTGAACTGGTCGCTACAGCACGGGGAGATTTGCCAGCGACTTTGGTCATTCGGGGAGGTACGCTGGTAAACGTGATATCGGGTGAGATTTTGCCTGAGATGTCCATAGCTGTACAGGGGGCTCGAATCGCTTATGTCGGTAAAGATGTAAGCCACACCATAGGAGAGCATACCCGGATTATTGAAGCGAACGGTAAGTATATCGCTCCTGGTCTGCTGGATGGACACTGCCATATCGAAAGTACACAGATGAAAGTAACCGAATTTGCGAGAGCGGTGTTGCCTTCAGGCACGACCGGAGGTTTCTTTGACCCTCATGAGATTTCTAACGTGCTTGGTCTCAAAGGACTGAGACTGATGCTGGATGAAGCACGGACCACACCGATGGCTGCTTATATGCAGGTGGCTTCCTGTGTGCCTTCCACTCATCCAGGACTGGAGACAACAGGTGCTTATATCGGGCCTGAAGAGGTAGCGGAGGCTCTTTCCTGGGGTCCGGACATGATTGGTCTTGGTGAAGTGATGAACTTCCCTGGGGTAGTCTATGGGGACGAGACGATGATCGGTGAGATACAGGCGACCCTCCGGGCAGGTAAAGTGGCAGACGGTCATTTCACCTGGGCTGCAGATGACTGGCGTCTGCCAGCGTATGCAGCGAGTGGCGTTACAGGGGATCATGAATGTGTGACCAAAGAAGATGTGGTTGAACGTCTGCGACTCGGAATGTACGCGAAGATGCGCCAAGGTTCGGCATGGCATGATGTAGCAGAGACGATCAAAGCTTGTACTGAGCTGGGTCTGGATACACGCCGGATGATGCTTGTGACCGATGACCGAAGCTCTGAATCCCTGCTCAAAGAAGGACATATGGATTTTGTTGTGCGTCTCGCAATTTCCCAAGGGGTGAGGCCGGTTACGGCTTTTCAGATGGCAACCATTAACACGGCTGAGCGCTTCGGAGTTGCGCGCGACATTGGTGCGGTCATTCCGGGCAATATAGCCGATATTATTCTGCTGGACGGCCGGTTGGCGGATGTACGCGTGGGCATGACGATTGCTGCCGGGCAAGTTGTAGCTGAGAATGGGAAGATGACGGCGGTATGGGACAGCTTCACGTACCCTGAGGAAGCGTTGAACACGGTGAAATTAGAAGCTAATATTCAGCCGGAAGATCTGGAGTTGGCTGCACCGATTCAAGAGGGGATGATTGGTGCCAAAATCATTCATGTCACAGAGAACCATGTGGATACAAAGGAGAAACATCTGCCTGTTACCGTAGAGAACGGCAAGGTTGTGGTTTCAACTTCAGGGGAAGTATGCAAAATTGCGGTATTGGAGCGTCACAAACAAACCGGGAATCGAGCGGTAGCGCTTGTTGGAGGCATCGGCTTCACATCACCTGCAGCGATTGCGATGACGGTTGCTCATGATAGTCACAACCTGTTGATTATCGGTAATGATGATGCCCTGATGGCCGAAGCCGGTAACCGTGTCATTCGAATGCAAGGTGGGGTGGCCGTGGTAACGGCAGCAGGTGTAACCGAATTTCCGCTGCGAATTGCAGGTTTGATGTCAACCGAGCCATTCGAAGTCGTTGCAGCCCAATCGGCAGCAGTCAGTGAAGCTTTACAGTCGGCAGGATGTACGTTGAATAATGCGTTCATGACGCTTTCGTTGCTCGCGCTGGTTGTGATTCCAGAATTACGTTTGTCCGACAAGGGGCTTGTGCGGATCTCGGCAGAAGGTATTGAACTGGTTTCTCTTTTCGATAAAGTGGTTGACAATACACTGGTAGCTCCATCGGGTAATGAATGA
- a CDS encoding AraC family transcriptional regulator, with protein sequence MERERLREDRIHGNAMYPVSVYPDIQQLNGDSILDCHWHDEMEFTMVTKGCAVFQIDMNTVEVQAGEAIFINRGEIHAGYLKGDVPCVFSSIVFNPELLGSRTFDTVQEKFIGPLVRKNVIPPSHIKADEDWGQEILDLLKRIFADHATRTKTCEMSTKAYLYLIFSRMFEHMRPAPLKGTVATGSHDKVERLKSVLGYIHKRYPEPLKLKELADEANMSEGHFCRFFKQMVQKTPVDYINYYRVQQACVQLENTDHKIVDIAMDVGFEHLSYFITTFKKHKATTPSQYRKMFYENVAMDSALVQV encoded by the coding sequence ATGGAACGTGAACGATTACGGGAAGACCGGATTCACGGCAATGCCATGTATCCCGTCAGTGTGTACCCGGATATTCAACAACTGAACGGGGATAGCATTCTCGATTGCCACTGGCATGATGAGATGGAGTTCACCATGGTGACCAAGGGCTGCGCCGTCTTCCAGATTGATATGAACACCGTTGAGGTACAAGCTGGAGAAGCCATTTTCATCAATAGAGGCGAGATTCATGCGGGGTATCTGAAGGGCGATGTTCCCTGTGTATTCTCTTCCATTGTATTTAATCCCGAGTTGCTTGGCAGCCGTACCTTCGATACGGTTCAAGAGAAATTCATCGGTCCACTGGTACGCAAAAACGTGATTCCCCCAAGTCATATCAAGGCAGATGAGGATTGGGGACAAGAAATTCTGGATCTCCTGAAACGTATATTCGCAGACCATGCTACCCGAACCAAAACGTGTGAAATGTCAACAAAAGCGTACCTGTACCTCATATTTTCCCGAATGTTCGAACATATGAGACCTGCTCCGCTCAAAGGCACCGTGGCTACAGGGAGTCATGACAAGGTAGAGCGCCTGAAATCCGTGCTCGGTTATATCCACAAACGTTATCCTGAACCATTAAAGCTGAAAGAACTGGCCGATGAAGCCAATATGAGCGAGGGACACTTCTGCCGTTTTTTCAAACAGATGGTGCAGAAAACCCCTGTAGATTACATTAACTATTACCGTGTTCAACAGGCCTGCGTTCAGCTTGAGAATACGGATCACAAGATTGTTGATATCGCCATGGATGTGGGTTTTGAGCATCTAAGCTACTTCATCACTACATTTAAAAAGCATAAAGCCACCACACCTTCACAGTATCGCAAAATGTTCTATGAGAACGTGGCCATGGATTCTGCCCTGGTTCAGGTGTAA
- the yicI gene encoding alpha-xylosidase has translation MKFTDGFWMTREGYQIQNPTDIRDIVQKDNSVTVYAATKYIRSKGDTLNGTLLKATYSSPMPNVIRVTLNHHKGGVKKGPVFELNTQEANVEIAKNEQGAVLKSGNLEVQIDKTNGWDISFLYGGKRITGSGQRAAGYITGPSKEAYFREQLDLGIGEYVYGLGERFTPFVKNGQIVDTWNEDGGTSSEQSYKNIPFYLSNKGYGVFVNHPERVSYEIASENVSKVQFSVEGETLEYFIIGGDNPKDVLDNYTKLTGKPALPPAWTFGLWLTTSFTTDYDEATVNHFVDGMAERDLPLSVFHFDCFWMKEYQWSDFVWDEAMFPDPEGMLARLKEKGLKICAWINPYIAEKSYLFDEGMENGYLVKTADGSVWQWDMWQAGMALVDFTNPDAVNWYKSKLEVLLDQGVDSFKTDFGERIPTDVVYFDGSDPVKMHNYYTQLYNKAVFELLEEKIGKNEAALFARSATAGGQQFPVHWGGDCSSTYESMAESLRGGLSLGLSGFGFWSHDISGFESTASPDVYKRWVQFGLLSSHSRLHGSTSYRVPWLFDEESVDVVRDFTKLKISLMPYLYNSAVESTVKGIPMMRAMLLDFPEDPTTYSLDTQYMFGDSILVAPIFNKEGDVRYYLPEGTWTNYLTGAKVQGGRWISENHDFKTLPMMIKPNSLIAVGAVDSKPDYDFASDVSLHLFELADGQTAQAVVVNQAAEQELTVNVTRNGSVLDVRAEGAGKPWSLVLRGIESVSSVEGGSQVSGANGVVVTAATGSNALTIQL, from the coding sequence ATGAAATTTACTGATGGATTCTGGATGACTCGTGAAGGGTACCAGATTCAAAACCCGACTGACATTCGTGATATTGTACAAAAAGACAATTCTGTGACCGTATATGCGGCAACTAAATATATTCGTTCCAAAGGCGACACGTTGAACGGTACTTTGCTAAAAGCAACGTACAGCTCACCAATGCCTAACGTTATTCGTGTAACCTTGAATCATCATAAAGGCGGAGTGAAAAAAGGGCCTGTATTTGAGCTTAACACACAAGAAGCCAACGTTGAGATCGCAAAAAATGAACAAGGTGCTGTTTTGAAAAGCGGCAATCTGGAAGTTCAAATCGACAAAACAAATGGTTGGGACATTAGCTTCCTGTATGGAGGAAAACGGATTACAGGAAGCGGTCAAAGAGCTGCTGGTTATATTACAGGTCCAAGCAAGGAAGCATACTTCCGCGAGCAGCTTGATCTCGGTATTGGTGAATACGTTTACGGACTTGGTGAGCGCTTCACGCCGTTTGTTAAGAATGGCCAAATCGTCGATACCTGGAATGAGGACGGCGGTACAAGCAGTGAGCAGTCTTATAAGAACATTCCGTTCTATTTGTCCAATAAAGGATATGGCGTATTTGTAAATCATCCTGAACGCGTATCATACGAGATTGCATCCGAGAATGTATCCAAAGTGCAGTTCAGCGTAGAGGGCGAGACGTTGGAGTACTTCATTATCGGCGGTGACAATCCTAAGGATGTACTTGATAATTATACAAAATTAACAGGTAAACCAGCGCTTCCACCGGCATGGACATTTGGTCTGTGGCTGACAACATCATTCACAACGGATTATGACGAAGCAACGGTTAACCATTTTGTAGATGGCATGGCTGAACGTGATCTTCCGCTGTCTGTATTCCATTTTGACTGCTTCTGGATGAAGGAATACCAATGGTCTGATTTCGTATGGGATGAAGCGATGTTCCCGGATCCGGAAGGCATGCTTGCACGTCTGAAAGAAAAGGGTCTTAAAATCTGTGCTTGGATCAATCCATACATTGCAGAAAAATCCTACTTGTTCGATGAAGGTATGGAGAACGGTTATCTGGTCAAAACAGCCGATGGTAGCGTATGGCAATGGGATATGTGGCAAGCAGGTATGGCTCTGGTTGATTTCACGAATCCGGATGCTGTGAATTGGTATAAGAGTAAGCTTGAAGTCCTTCTGGATCAAGGTGTAGATTCCTTCAAGACCGACTTTGGTGAAAGAATTCCGACTGATGTTGTGTACTTCGATGGCTCTGATCCGGTTAAAATGCACAACTACTATACACAGCTCTATAACAAAGCTGTATTTGAATTGCTTGAAGAGAAGATTGGCAAAAACGAAGCTGCCCTGTTTGCTCGCTCTGCAACAGCAGGTGGTCAACAGTTCCCGGTTCACTGGGGCGGTGATTGCTCTTCCACGTATGAATCCATGGCTGAATCACTTCGCGGTGGCCTTTCACTGGGTCTTTCCGGTTTCGGATTCTGGAGCCATGATATCAGTGGTTTTGAAAGCACGGCGAGCCCTGACGTATACAAACGCTGGGTACAATTCGGACTTTTATCTTCTCACAGCCGCCTGCACGGAAGCACTTCGTATCGTGTGCCTTGGTTGTTTGACGAGGAATCCGTGGACGTTGTTCGCGACTTTACCAAACTCAAAATCAGCCTGATGCCGTATCTGTACAATTCTGCGGTGGAGTCAACGGTAAAAGGGATTCCGATGATGCGCGCTATGCTGCTGGACTTCCCAGAGGACCCAACAACATACAGCCTGGATACGCAATATATGTTTGGTGATTCGATTCTGGTGGCTCCAATCTTCAACAAGGAAGGCGATGTTCGTTACTACCTGCCTGAAGGAACTTGGACGAACTATCTGACAGGAGCGAAAGTACAAGGTGGACGCTGGATCAGTGAAAACCATGACTTCAAAACACTGCCCATGATGATTAAACCAAACAGCCTGATCGCTGTAGGTGCGGTGGATAGCAAACCGGATTACGACTTTGCGAGTGATGTGTCCTTGCACTTGTTCGAACTGGCTGATGGTCAAACGGCTCAAGCTGTCGTTGTGAACCAAGCGGCTGAACAGGAGCTGACAGTTAACGTTACACGTAATGGATCAGTGCTGGATGTTCGTGCAGAAGGTGCGGGCAAACCATGGAGCTTGGTGCTTCGCGGCATTGAGAGTGTATCCAGCGTTGAAGGCGGTTCCCAAGTGTCTGGTGCAAATGGTGTTGTCGTTACGGCAGCAACAGGCTCAAACGCGCTTACAATCCAACTGTAA
- a CDS encoding aminoglycoside phosphotransferase family protein has protein sequence MSTINSGLHCTISAEMLHQLVEIHFGSDTKVKEFGLLQGGLFNTTYRIHLEHTSYTDVILRLAPERGEMAAGSAGDPLFSFERTMMAAEPIVYEYYRKAGIPAPNIIACDDSGSIIPRTYMFMAFIPSKQLDHASISDIDKERLYHQLGEYTAIMHQIEGTSFGWPQGDGTIKGSDQWSEVLHSFAEETALKAAQAEYMPGVGEEIAAIFIKNKDLFDQVTRPVLVHNDLWEANVLVHQEKSELNIAAIIDGDRSMFADREFEAILSTESVAFHEGYDRPLDSSIEGQARRLAYRILSSYFNAYVHEHQVNQPEDGQKYRQRTLDLLEQWKQLGLN, from the coding sequence ATGAGTACAATAAATTCGGGTTTACACTGTACGATATCAGCAGAGATGCTGCATCAACTGGTAGAAATTCATTTTGGAAGCGATACCAAAGTGAAGGAGTTTGGTCTTCTGCAAGGTGGACTTTTTAATACAACCTATCGGATTCACCTTGAACATACATCCTATACGGATGTGATTTTACGTTTGGCTCCAGAGCGGGGAGAGATGGCGGCTGGTTCTGCAGGTGATCCACTATTTTCGTTCGAACGCACGATGATGGCGGCTGAACCGATTGTATATGAATATTACCGCAAGGCAGGCATTCCTGCTCCCAACATTATCGCCTGTGATGACAGCGGGTCCATCATTCCAAGAACGTACATGTTTATGGCGTTTATCCCGAGTAAGCAGCTGGATCACGCATCAATTTCAGACATAGACAAAGAGCGATTGTATCATCAGCTTGGCGAGTATACCGCCATCATGCATCAGATCGAGGGTACATCGTTTGGCTGGCCGCAGGGGGATGGGACGATTAAAGGCTCGGATCAATGGTCCGAGGTGCTGCACTCTTTTGCAGAAGAAACGGCACTAAAAGCGGCACAAGCCGAGTATATGCCAGGTGTAGGGGAAGAGATCGCCGCTATTTTCATCAAAAATAAAGACTTATTTGATCAAGTGACCCGCCCGGTGCTCGTTCATAATGACCTCTGGGAAGCGAATGTACTTGTTCATCAGGAAAAGAGTGAGCTGAACATTGCGGCAATCATTGACGGGGATCGATCCATGTTTGCCGACAGGGAGTTTGAAGCCATATTGTCGACAGAGTCGGTGGCTTTCCATGAAGGATATGATCGTCCTCTGGACTCATCTATTGAAGGACAGGCACGCAGGCTTGCCTACCGAATACTGTCTTCGTATTTTAATGCCTACGTTCATGAACATCAGGTTAATCAACCTGAAGATGGTCAGAAGTATCGCCAGCGCACGCTGGATTTACTGGAGCAATGGAAGCAACTTGGACTTAACTAA